The Pseudomonas orientalis genome contains a region encoding:
- a CDS encoding ABC transporter permease: protein MSSRPLIAPWRLRLRLGFRNGRLTAAWGLLILLMWLTLALFAPWIAPYDPIAQNTDMSLLAPGLAHPFGTDNYGRDVLSRVIWGARIDLQLAIVGVIFPFMIGTFIGAISGYIGGRLDSVCMRVIDVVLAFPFLVLMLAIMAILGPGLQSFYIAMALVGWVSYARLIRSQILVLKESDFALAARSLGFGHGRILFRHLLPNALFGSIVFSMSDAVLVLLNGAAVSYLGLGVQPPTAEWGTMVAEGQAFITTAWWICTFPGLAIVTLAMGFSLLADGVAHVLGDRS from the coding sequence ATGAGCAGCCGCCCATTGATAGCGCCCTGGCGTCTGCGCCTGCGCCTGGGTTTTCGCAACGGTCGGCTGACCGCCGCGTGGGGCCTGTTGATACTGCTCATGTGGTTGACCCTGGCGCTGTTCGCGCCGTGGATCGCGCCCTACGACCCGATTGCGCAGAACACCGATATGAGCCTGTTGGCACCCGGCCTTGCGCACCCGTTCGGCACGGATAACTACGGCCGCGACGTGCTGTCGCGGGTGATCTGGGGCGCGCGCATCGACCTGCAACTGGCGATTGTCGGGGTGATCTTTCCGTTCATGATCGGCACCTTCATCGGTGCAATCTCCGGTTATATCGGCGGGCGCCTGGACAGTGTGTGCATGCGCGTGATCGATGTGGTCCTGGCGTTCCCGTTTCTGGTGTTGATGCTGGCGATCATGGCCATTCTCGGGCCTGGACTGCAGAGCTTTTACATCGCCATGGCGCTGGTGGGCTGGGTCTCGTATGCGCGGTTGATCCGCTCGCAGATCCTGGTGCTCAAGGAGAGTGATTTTGCCCTGGCCGCCAGGAGCCTGGGGTTTGGTCATGGGCGCATTCTGTTCCGGCATTTGCTGCCCAATGCGCTGTTTGGCTCGATTGTGTTTTCCATGTCCGACGCGGTGCTGGTGCTGCTCAACGGTGCTGCGGTGAGCTACCTGGGCCTGGGCGTGCAACCACCGACCGCCGAATGGGGCACGATGGTCGCCGAGGGTCAGGCGTTTATCACCACCGCCTGGTGGATTTGCACCTTT